One window of the Anopheles cruzii chromosome 2, idAnoCruzAS_RS32_06, whole genome shotgun sequence genome contains the following:
- the LOC128278366 gene encoding D-aspartate oxidase, with amino-acid sequence MNVCVVGAGVVGLTTALELQRELRNANVTILADRFEKDTCSDVAAGLFRPGTSFSGCTEEITRKWISDAYSYWDELRKTEHSFRAGVCQMSGYIFSSRDPAIVRNHFIEKVVPVYRAATEQELRLCPGEWKYGSFFTTILTECRLFQPWATERFLDNGGRIETVSLLSFEELRGKCDVIVNCSGLGAKRLCNDHKLVPIRGQVTKVRANWVKTAFYADFDTYVIPGFDGVTLGGCRNFDSYNTEICRHDTASIRERCESLLPSLKNAPVIRQAVGLRPHRDPVRVEIELLSTPNGTLRIVHNYGHGGYGVTTAPGTAKYAVQLVKAALKSNSKL; translated from the exons atgAATGTATGTGTCGTTGGCGCTGGAGTCGTTGGGTTAACGACCGCACTGGAGCTACAGCGTGAGTTGCGGAACGCAAATGTTACCATCTTGGCGGATCGGTTCGAGAAGGACACGTGTAGTGATGTGGCAGCCGGTCTTTTTCGACCCGGAACCAGCTTTTCCGGCTGTACAGAGGAAATAACCAG GAAATGGATTTCAGACGCCTACAGCTATTGGGACGAACTTCGCAAGACGGAACACTCCTTCCGGGCTGGTGTATGTCAGATGTCGGGCTATATTTTCTCCAGTCGTGATCCTGCCATTGTGAGG AATCACTTTATAGAAAAGGTTGTGCCAGTTTACCGGGCGGCTACTGAGCAAGAGTTGCGGCTGTGTCCGGGCGAATGGAAATATGGCTCATTCTTCACCACCATTCTAACTGAGTGCCGCCTTTTCCAACCGTGGGCTACTGAACG GTTTCTGGACAACGGTGGACGGATTGAAACGGTTAGTTTACTCAGTTTCGAGGAGCTACGCGGCAAATGCGATGTGATTGTGAACTGTTCCGGTTTAGGAGCCAAACGTTTGTGCAACGATCATAAATTGGTTCCTATAAGAGGACAAGTAACGAAAGTGCGTGCCAACTGGGTAAAGACAGCTTTCTATGCGGACTTCGATACGTATGTTATCCCAGGCTTCGACGGAGTTACTTTGGGAGGGTGCCGTAATTTCGATAGCTATAACACCGAAATCTGTCGCCACGACACTGCGTCCATCCGGGAACGTTGTGAATCCTTGCTACCCAGCCTAAAGAATGCACCCGTTATCCGGCAGGCCGTTGGGTTGAGACCGCACCGTGATCCAGTTCGCGTTGAGATTGAGCTATTGTCTACTCCAAACGGGACTTTGCGCATCGTGCACAACTATGGACACGGTGGGTATGGCGTCACAACGGCACCAGGAACCGCAAAGTATGCAGTGCAACTTGTTAAAGCTGCCTTAAAAAGCAACAGTAAATTGTGA
- the LOC128267746 gene encoding SRSF protein kinase 3 — MNTKSDTNRHVLTIQAKKKRHKTGKRKGKQTTAAAAAAAAAAAAKTAAAAAAQNTGHNNYHSTTAAASGGGAFVGAGVPERQPPGASSAENADCPDATALFVGDGDGTMSDNQEAEALCPDGTAIFMDDGGGGGKRAPVGVGGSLWSTDANASSSNETIEQDRDGDGYTSEEEEQECREDYGRGGYHPVKLGDLFLQRYHVIRKLGWGHFSTVWLSWDLEEKRYVALKIVKSAQHFSDTAKDEIHILKSILNADPGDPKRDKVVQLLNDFRITGVNGTHICMVFEVLGHNLLKLIMKSNYRGIPLVNVKSIIRQVLEGLDYLHTKCKIIHTDIKPENVLVCVNECYVRKLACEATEMHAMGCKLPISLISAAPPQLQEQPVSQNMSKAKKKKLKKKAKMQTELIRQQMEHLQLLELGGLENGDRSTTITSSSTITTASSVAAAAAEGDDSTKAHGEGATITKPSPGYEMSSETERLLVNGGAGGGIDGGGSSSSGEEDRQTPNASTLSSPSISEATSNNNEEALDQRKSPTTVDGAENDKESGVGDNGDPKAATEKPSSSSSNSKLHIGESVRKILSSVKEPKDPAFEVCDIDVKIADLGNACWVDKHFTEDIQTRQYRSLEVIIGAGYDTSADIWSTACMAFELATGDYLFEPFSGNDYCRDDDHIAHIIELLGPVPKRIALSGKNSSHAFNAKGVLKNISGLKPWGLVDVLIEKYEWPVEDAFEFSDFLKPMLDYDPKTRATAADCLQHSWLREKP, encoded by the coding sequence ATGAACACTAAATCCGATACGAACCGACACGTGCTGACAATAcaggcgaagaaaaagcgcCATAAGACGGGAAAGAGAAAGGGCAAAcagacgacggcggcagcggcggcggcggcggcagcggcagcggcaaagacggccgcggcagcagcggcgcagAACACCGGCCACAACAACTATCACTCGACCACGGCAGcggccagtggtggtggtgctttcgTGGGTGCCGGAGTGCCGGAGCGACAGCCGCCGGGAGCAAGCAGTGCGGAAAATGCGGACTGTCCCGATGCGACTGCACTTTTCGTAGGTGACGGTGATGGTACGATGAGTGACAATCAGGAAGCGGAGGCCCTCTGTCCCGATGGTACCGCAATTTTCAtggatgacggtggtggtggtggcaagcGGGCACCGGTAGGTGTCGGTGGGAGCCTCTGGTCAACCGATGCGAACGCAAGCTCCtcgaacgaaacgatcgaGCAGGACCGCGACGGGGACGGGTACACGAGCGAAGAGGAGGAACAAGAGTGCCGGGAAGACTACGGTCGGGGGGGCTACCATCCGGTCAAGCTCGGTGATCTGTTTCTGCAACGCTACCACGTGATCCGCAAGCTCGGCTGGGGACACTTCTCAACGGTCTGGCTGAGCTGGGACCTGGAAGAGAAGCGGTACGTGGCGCTCAAGATTGTGAAATCGGCGCAACACTTTAGTGACACGGCCAAGGACGAGATACACATCCTGAAGTCGATCCTGAACGCCGATCCCGGCGATCCGAAACGGGACAAGGTGGTACAGCTGCTGAACGACTTTCGGATAACGGGCGTCAACGGGACGCACATCTGCATGGTGTTCGAAGTGTTGGGCCACAACCTGCTGAAGCTGATCATGAAGTCCAACTACCGAGGCATTCCGCTGGTCAACGTGAAATCGATCATCCGGCAGGTGCTCGAGGGGCTGGACTATCTGCACACGAAGTGCAAAATCATTCACACCGACATCAAGCCCGAGAACGTGCTGGTGTGCGTGAACGAGTGCTACGTGCGTAAGCTGGCGTGCGAGGCGACGGAAATGCACGCGATGGGCTGCAAGCTGCCGATATCGCTCATCTCGGCCGCTCCGCCCCAGCTTCAGGAGCAACCAGTCAGCCAGAACATGAGcaaggcgaagaagaagaaactgaaaaagaaagcgaaaatgcAAACGGAACTGATCAGACAGCAAATGGAGCACCTTCAGCTGCTCGAACTCGGGGGACTGGAGAATGGTGACCGTTCCACAACAATAACTAGTAGTAGTACTATAACAACGGCcagttcggtggcggcggcggcggccgagggCGACGACTCCACGAAGGCACACGGCGAGGGCGCTACAATTACTAAGCCCAGCCCAGGGTACGAGATGTCTTCTGAAACGGAACGATTGCTAGTGaacggtggtgctggtggtggcatcGACGGAGGCgggtcatcgtcgtcgggtgaGGAAGAtcgccaaacgccaaacgcttCGACGCTCTCCAGCCCGTCGATCAGTGAAGCCACATCCAACAACAATGAGGAAGCCTTGGACCAACGGAAATCGCCGACGACCGTCGATGGTGCCGAAAACGATAAGGAGTCCGGAGTCGGTGATAATGGTGATCCGAAAGCGGCGACCGAAAAGCCGtcatcttcatcttcgaaCTCGAAGCTGCACATTGGCGAATCGGTACGGAAAATATTGTCCTCGGTAAAGGAACCGAAAGATCCGGCATTCGAAGTGTGCGATATCGACGTCAAGATAGCCGATTTGGGAAATGCGTGTTGGGTGGACAAGCACTTCACCGAAGACATCCAGACGCGTCAGTACCGCTCGCTGGAGGTGATTATCGGTGCCGGGTACGATACATCGGCCGACATTTGGAGCACGGCGTGTATGGCGTTTGAACTGGCCACCGGTGACTATCTGTTCGAACCGTTTTCCGGGAACGATTACTGTCGCGATGACGATCACATTGCGCACATTATCGAGCTGCTGGGTCCGGTCCCGAAGCGCATTGCCCTGTCGGGGAAAAACTCAAGCCATGCGTTCAACGCTAAGGGTGTGCTGAAAAACATTTCCGGCTTGAAACCGTGGGGATTAGTGGACGTGCTGATTGAGAAGTACGAATGGCCAGTCGAGGACGCCTTCGAGTTCAGTGACTTTCTCAAGCCGATGTTGGACTACGATCCGAAGACGCGTGCAACCGCCGCCGATTGCTTGCAGCACTCGTGGCTGCGGGAAAAGCCCTGA
- the LOC128267747 gene encoding DNA replication factor Cdt1 yields the protein MSQATVTSYFNTRKRAAVDHLGGAQSNKVLLLENPAVESIGNLTNSSQNSDDHEKLRYIFANTTNFSSKNNEADGQSVVVPSDMAELGRRVTRASRAIKRIGTVDLDEKTKALLSAAQPKLVSFIKKGNLSPQKRQNTPNSPAKQPVELMNKLASPKKLTDGPAQEGAEFSPRDTNKQPQKQNDVAKKITLANTAKAKGAPGAARGRLIGHPRFPEFNSKMAAIQEGMSEIKRLQKQRLEGKPKPAANAETVSKNLKEFTSLEMEVMVSPKKTFTSPTKMLKTPTKNSTNMSSATKNVTPTRHSALMSPIKDPSAATPVTASPKKVPAYQRYHALTIPGLPTLHLPYKYRSLLELFKCIDTVVAMFHNRKEQITFKKLKPAVQRMARKNFYESHLAQIKHLYPEAFLLSLEMTKNYGSATKHETHQLVIRPNIQEKPTEDKEKHDVDFLRTLQNQAMNSHVMIERQQRFHRLLLEKAKDAHQEFLAARDPPLSVEREKIVRWHEEFDVESACPDIEQVALPQPPNVEKFSSAKDVLSTARNLFNCGTPLERALQRLEEKKRQTATTTATANLSIMDASEHNKRSVSVKPEATTRITADYDVLKNIPKALLEKIRAKQAAKALDQMTRRPSQEKEAIKYGRLPELARHIRNVFVTERKNVLPLETPLVKIENSYRGKLTLQELEEHIRLIAQLVPFWLTLPEVRKVKYAKIAKDCDLSKVIGVLEQKANEAVK from the exons ATGTCGCAGGCAACGGTGACATCTTATTTTAACACCCGCAAGCGTGCGGCTGTTGATCACTTGGGTGGTGCGCAAAGCAATAAggtactgctgctggaaaACCCAGCTGTAGAAAGCATTGGAAACTTGACAAACAGTTCACAGAACTCGGATGATCACGAAAAGCTGCGTTATATATTTGCTAACACAACGAACTTCTCTTCAAAGAACAATGAGGCAGATGGCCAGAGTGTCGTTGTTCCATCGGATATGGCAGAGCTGGGTCGGCGGGTCACACGTGCATCACGGGCCATCAAGCGCATCGGGACGGTTGATTTGGACGAGAAAACGAAAGCTTTACTTTCCGCCGCCCAGCCGAAACTGGTGTCCTTTATTAAGAAAGGGAACCTCTCGCCTCAGAAGCGACAAAACACGCCCAATAGCCCCGCGAAGCAGCCGGTCGAATTGATGAACAAGTTGGCTTCACCGAAAAAACTAACCGACGGCCCGGCTCAGGAGGGAGCTGAGTTTTCTCCTCGAGACACCAACAAACAGCCGCAAAAGCAAAAcgatgttgccaaaaaaataaCTTTGGCCAACACTGCGAAAGCTAAGGGTGCGCCGGGAGCAGCTCGCGGTCGGCTGATCGGCCATCCACGCTTCCCGGAATTCAACTCAAAGATGGCCGCCATACAGGAAGGAATGAGCGAAATAAAACGCTTACAAAAGCAGCGTCTCGAGGGGAAGCCAAAGCCGGCCGCAAATGCTGAAACTGTGTCGAAAAATCTTAAAGAATTCACCTCGCTCGAAATGGAGGTGATGGTCAG tcCCAAAAAAACTTTCACGAGTCCAACGAAAATGCTGAAGACGCCGACAAAAAACAGCACCAACATGAGCTCTGCAACGAAGAATGTTACACCGACGCGCCATTCGGCGCTTATGAGCCCCATCAAGGATCCATCAGCAGCCACTCCTGTTACAGCAAGCCCAAAGAAGGTGCCAGCATACCAACGGTACCACGCCTTGACGATTCCCGGTCTGCCGACGTTGCATCTTCCGTACAAATATCGATCGTTGCTGGAGCTTTTTAAGTGTATTGACACGGTGGTCGCGATGTTTCACAATCGCAAGGAGCAAATCACGTTTAAGAAACTCAAACCGGCCGTGCAAAGGATGGCTAGGAAGAATTTTTACGAGTCGCATCTGGCCCAGATAAAACACCTTTACCCAGAAGCGTTTTTGTTGAGCCTGGAAATGACGAAAAACTACGGCTCTGCCACGAAGCACGAGACGCACCAGCTCGTCATACGTCCAAACATTCAAGAGAAACCGACCGAGGACAAGGAAAAACACGATGTCGACTTTTTGCGCACGCTACAGAATCAAGCGATGAACTCGCACGTTATGATTGAGCGCCAACAACGGTTCCATCGTCTTCTGCTTGAGAAAGCAAAGGATGCCCATCAAGAATTTCTCGCGGCACGCGACCCTCCGTTATCGGTTGAGCGCGAAAAGATCGTTCGCTGGCACGAAGAGTTTGATGTCGAGAGCGCGTGCCCTGACATCGAACAAGTTGCCCTTCCTCAGCCACCAaatgtggaaaagttttcttcgGCCAAAGATGTACTATCGACCGCAAGAAACTTGTTCAACTGTGGCACACCGCTCGAGAGGGCACTGCAAAGAttggaagaaaagaaacggcaGACTGCAACGACGACAGCCACTGCCAATCTCTCGATCATGGATGCAAGCGAGCACAATAAGCGCTCGGTCAGTGTCAAGCCGGAAGCAACTACTCGCATCACGGCGGATTATGATGTATTGAAAAACATTCCCAAAGCTCTGCTGGAAAAGATTCGAGCGAAGCAAGCGGCCAAAGCACTGGATCAGATGACGCGGCGCCCATCACAGGAGAAGGAAGCTATCAAGTACGGGCGGCTTCCGGAACTGGCGCGACACATAAGGAATGTGTTCGTTACCGAACGGAAGAATGTTTTGCCTCTGGAGACGCCGCTcgtgaaaatcgaaaacagcTATCGTGGAAAGTTGACGCTGCAAGAGCTTGAAGAGCACATTCGACTGATTGCCCAGTTGGTACCATTCTGGCTGACGCTACCGGAAGTTCGGAAGGTGAAGTACGCCAAGATAGCCAAAGACTGCGACCTCTCTAAAGTTATCGGCGTCCTAGAGCAGAAAGCAAACGAAGCGGTAAAATAG
- the LOC128267748 gene encoding oxidoreductase-like domain-containing protein 1, with the protein MNSATLRIRLISHLSGLGSRRASSSSNGDDIDATKTDNVPELPPEPTTCCMSGCQNCVWIQYAAELTKILDDGGDAAREIVLQKITDPSLKMFLKMELQNIPPTKDDTST; encoded by the exons ATGAATAGCGCCACACTTCGCATACGTTTGATAAGCCACTTATCGGGTTTGGGCTCTCGGCGGGCATCAAGCTCGAGCAACGGCGATGACATTGACGCAACGAAAACAGATAATGTGCCTGAG CTTCCACCCGAACCAACCACTTGCTGTATGTCCGGCTGTCAGAATTGCGTTTGGATACAGTACGCGGCTGAGCTGACAAAAATTCTGGATGACGGAGGTGATGCTGCTCGTGAGATTGTATTGCAGAAAATCACGGACCCaagtttgaaaatgtttctcaAAATGGAACTACAGAACATACCGCCCACGAAGGACGATACCTCTACGTAG
- the LOC128267745 gene encoding cohesin subunit SA-1, whose translation MHRRGGKRIRMNEPPPFEEPEQLYQSEPHNESWSSGGHDDAAPPEETGEPSRGRMTRLRARGGVPLKAPIIEDDDDDFFFEKEHQKKRKAPGRKPKEVVPKEPSEKPVRVYQEREERVVVTDRESTTDESSLYYILRHSKQSIATIVDDWIERYKADKDSALIALMNFFVHASGCKGKITPDMQQNMEHTAIIRKMTEEFDEDSHEYPLMMSGQQWKKFKMNFCDFVQTLVKQCQYSIIYDQFLMDNVISLLTGLSDSQVRAFRHTATLAAMKLMTALVDVALLVSIHFDNAARQYDVERTKSREKRAPDRVETLMARRTELEENMDEIKNMLTYMFKSVFVHRYRDTLPDIRAICMSEIGIWMMKFSSNFLDDSYLKYIGWTLHDKVGDVRLKCLQALLPLYENEELKGKLELFTSKFKDRIVAMTLDKEYEAAVHAVKLVINILKSHQDILTDKDCEIVYELVYSSHRGVAQAAAEFLNVRLFCLDVNAPVTYTRSGKKRLPNTPLLRDLVQFFIESELHEHGAYLVDSFIDSNPMLKDWECYTDLLLEEAGPMEETLDNKQESTLIEIMVSAVRQSATGEPPVGRGSSRKMTLSAKEIKQVQDDKQRLTEHFIQKLPLLLHRYSADGEKLTNLLAIPQHFDIELFTTSRQEANLQALLDKMTHVMSTHVDREVLETCAKTLEFLCTEGSAIYARCDLARSNVIDECVTRYKEAIDDYRTLIAGDEIPNEDEIYNVNISLKKVSILYSCHNLNTWNLFASLYQDIEERIALANAEDGSQQDGIPKEALVYCIEACFFSINWGLFHLETTMDRSQAAQEAHELNRDLHKYLAACSHLVRFDRESSVREAAYSSICDLLVVFSDQLRSHADENVQTLVCAPTEEQHALLNEFVQATVFSTEQEEGHDETRIEELHKRRSFLAAYCKLIVYNILPIKAAADIFKHYLRHYDEYGDIIKTTLGKTREINKVNCSMTMCWSLIKLFQELQETIGDGQRVLRNSQEFLDLKELAKRFALSFGLDAVKNREAITVFHRAGIYFAVTTPNEAHEDPSAAPPCIAFLEVLAELTNKLIKQDKKLILTFLERRLKAGIPSSRSEDWQPLVTYRVSLLHGETDQIPVPSKRAYTRRKKDADQEDESESSSD comes from the exons ATGCATCGTCGCGGGGGGAAAAGAATTCGCATGAATGAGCCTCCTCCGTTTGAAGAGCCGGAGCAATTGTATCAGAG TGAACCACACAATGAAAGTTGGTCTTCTGGAGGCCATGATGATGCCGCACCGCCAGAAGAAACGGGAGAACCTTCCCGTGGCCGAATGACCCGTTTGCGGGCCCGTGGCGGAGTCCCACTGAAGGCGCCGATCATcgaggatgacgacgatgatttctttttcgaaaagGAACACCAGAAAAAACGCAAAGCCCCCGGACGAAAGCCGAAGGAGGTGGTGCCGAAAGAGCCGAGTGAGAAACCGGTGCGTGTTTACCAGGAGCGAGAGGAGCGTGTAGTTGTGACCGATCGAGAAAGTACCACCGACGAATCAAGCCTTTACTACATCCTGCGCCACTCGAAGCAATCAATCGCGACCATCGTGGACGATTGGATCGAGCGCTACAAGGCGGACAAGGACTCGGCACTGATTGCACTGATGAACTTTTTCGTGCACGCGAGCGGCTGCAAGGGCAAGATCACGCCCGATATGCAGCAGAACATGGAGCACACGGCCATTATCCGCAAGATGACCGAAGAGTTCGACGAGGACAGCCACGAATATCCCCTGATGATGTCCGGCCAGCAGTGGAAAAAGTTCAAGATGAACTTTTGTGACTTTGTACAAACGCTCGTGAAACAGTGCCAGTACTCGATCATCTACGATCAGTTTCTGATGGATAATGTAATTTCACTACTGACCGGGCTGTCGGATTCGCAGGTGCGAGCTTTTCGGCACACGGCTACACTGGCGGCCATGAAGCTGATGACGGCCCTTGTCGATGTAGCGCTTCTCGTGTCGATTCATTTCGACAACGCCGCTCGGCAGTACGACGTAGAGAGGACAAAGTCCCGCGAAAAGCGAGCCCCTGACCGTGTGGAAACACTGATGGCCCGACGAACGGAACTGGAGGAAAACATGGACGAAATAAAGAACATGTTAACGTACATGTTCAAGTCGGTGTTTGTGCACCGTTACCGCGACACACTGCCGGACATTCGGGCCATCTGCATGTCCGAGATCGGCATTTGGATGATGAAGTTTTCGTCCAACTTTCTGGACGATTCGTACCTCAAGTACATCGGCTGGACGCTTCACGACAAGGTGGGGGACGTGCGCCTAAAGTGTCTGCAGGCCCTTCTACCACTGTACGAGAATGAGGAACTCAAGGGAAAGCTGGAGCTGTTTACGTCGAAATTCAAGGATCGTATCGTAGCGATGACGCTCGACAAGGAGTACGAAGCGGCTGTACATGCGGTCAAACTAGTTATCAACATCCTCAA AAGCCACCAGGACATTCTAACGGATAAGGATTGTGAAATCGTGTACGAGTTGGTGTACTCTTCCCACCGCGGAGTAGCACAGGCGGCAGCCGAATTTTTGAACGTTCGTCTATTCTGCTTAGATGTGAACGCCCCAGTCACGTACACTCGGAGCGGAAAGAAGCGACTCCCGAACACGCCCCTTCTGCGCGATTTGGTGCAGTTCTTTATCGAATCCGAGTTACACGAGCACGGCGCTTACCTCGTTGATTCTTTCATCGACAGTAATCCAATGTTAAAAGATTGGGAGTGCTACACGGATCTGTTGCTCGAAGAGGCAGGCCCAATGGAGGAAACTCTTGACAACAAGCAAGAGTCCACGCTGATCGAGATTATGGTGAGTGCGGTGCGCCAATCGGCTACCGGGGAGCCACCAGTGGGACGCGGCAGTAGCCGCAAAATGACACTGAGCGCCAAGGAGATCAAACAGGTGCAGGATGATAAGCAGCGGTTGACGGAGCATTTCATTCAGAAGCTACCGCTACTTCTCCATCGCTACAGTGCGGACGGGGAGAAGTTGACCAACCTGCTGGCCATCCCGCAACACTTTGATATCGAGCTATTTACAACATCGCGACAGGAAGCGAACCTACAGGCACTGCTGGACAAAATGACGCACGTTATGTCAACGCACGTCGACCGTGAGGTGTTGGAAACGTGCGCCAAAACCCTCGAATTCCTGTGCACCGAGGGCAGTGCGATTTATGCGCGCTGTGATTTGGCACGATCGAATGTCATTGATGAGTGCGTTACGCGTTACAAGGAAGCGATTGATGATTACAGGACGCTGATTGCTGGCGATGAGATACCGAATGAGGATGAGATCTACAATGTTAACATTTCACTGAAGAAGGTGTCTATTTTGTATTCGTGTCACAATCTCAACACTTGGAATCTGTTCGCTTCGCTGTATCAGGACATCGAGGAACGGATTGCGCTAGCTAATGCCGAAGATGGCAGCCAGCAGGATGGTATACCGAAAGAGGCACTTGTGTACTGCATCGAAGCATGCTTCTTCTCGATCAACTGGGGTTTGTTTCATCTCGAAACGACCATGGACCGGTCGCAGGCCGCACAGGAAGCACACGAACTGAATCGCGACTTACACAAGTACCTAGCGGCCTGCAGCCATCTGGTGCGCTTCGACCGCGAGTCCTCCGTTCGTGAAGCGGCCTACTCGTCGATCTGTGATCTTCTGGTGGTATTTTCCGATCAGCTTCGTAGTCATGCCGACGAGAACGTACAAACTTTGGTCTGTGCACCTACCGAAGAACAACACGCGCTGCTGAACGAGTTTGTTCAGGCGACGGTTTTTTCTACCGAGCAGGAAGAAGGCCACGACGAGACCCGCATCGAGGAGCTTCACAAGCGCCGCAGTTTTCTGGCCGCTTACTGTAAGCTGATCGTTTACAACATTCTACCGATCAAAGCAGCAGCGGACATTTTCAAACACTATCTGCGT CATTACGACGAGTACGGGGATATCATCAAAACGACGCTGGGCAAAACGCGTGAAATCAACAAAGTAAACTGTTCGATGACGATGTGTTGGAGTTTGATTAAACTGTTCCAAGAGCTGCAGGAAACGATCGGAGATGGCCAGCGCGTGTTGCGCAACTCGCAAGAGTTCCTGGACCTGAAGGAACTTGCCAAGCGTTTTGCGCTCTCGTTTGGATTGGATGCCGTGAAAAATCGGGAAGCCATCACCGTGTTCCATCGTGCTGGAATCTACTTTGCCGTGACAACACCGAACGAAGCCCACGAAGATCCATCGGCGGCTCCCCCGTGCATCGCCTTTCTGGAGGTGTTGGCCGAGCTGACGAACAAGCTCATAAAGCAGGACAAAAAGTTAAT TTTAACCTTCCTGGAACGTCGACTAAAAGCGGGCATTCCATCGAGTCGCTCGGAAGATTGGCAGCCTCTGGTCACCTATCGCGTTTCACTGTTGCACGGCGAAACCGATCAGATACCAGTTCCCTCGAAGCGAGCTTATACGCGCAGAAAGAAGGACGCCGATCAGGAAGACGAATCTGAATCTTCCTCAGACTAG